Proteins encoded within one genomic window of Manduca sexta isolate Smith_Timp_Sample1 chromosome 18, JHU_Msex_v1.0, whole genome shotgun sequence:
- the LOC115444245 gene encoding coatomer subunit alpha isoform X2: MLTKFETKSARVKGISFHAKRPWVLASLHNGVIQLWDYRMCTLLEKFDEHDGPVRGICFHQQQPLFVSGGDDYKIKVWNYKQRRCLFTLLGHLDYIRTTFFHHEYPWILSASDDQTIRIWNWQSRQCISILTGHNHYVMCAQFHPTEDLLVSASLDQSVRVWDFSGLRKKSVAPGPTGLAEHLRNPQATDLFGQADAVVKHVLEGHDRGVNWAAFHPTLPLIASAADDRQVKLWRMNDAKAWEVDTCRSHYHNVSCVLFHARHELILSNSEDKTIRVWDVTKRTCLHTFRRENERYWVLAAHPSLNLFAAGHDAGMVLFKLQRERPAYAVHNNMLFYIKDKQLRKLDMGTNRDAPVMQIKGVGRNQPYSMSLNHAEWSLLVNWRIGENSAYEMYSMPRDGADVSGEPARAPATTAVWVARNRFAALDKNNQLVIRNLKNEVSKKISTPSCEEIMYAGTGMLLLREPDTVQLLDVQQKRTVASVKVAKCRYAIWNSDMSLVALLGKHTVTLCTKKLEQLCSVTEGARVKSGAFDDSTPQPVFIYTTANHIKYCCKDGDYGIIRTLDVPVYAVKVLATDAGARVVCLDRECRPKVLNIDPTEYRFKLALVTRQYDQVLHMVRTAKLVGQSIIAYLQEKGYPEVALHFVKEPRTRLSLALQCGNIDVALDAAKTIDEPDAWDKLASAALATGNHQIVEMCYQRTKNFDKLSFLYLVTGNLDKLRKMTKIAEIRKDVSAQFQGALLLGDVTERIRLLTNAGQLSLAYLTAINHKQFEEAEKLKAALEAANLPIPEPNPDAVFLRPPLPVHKAQPNWPLLAVSKSFFEVAGASARGETSAAAAAPLDEPLEAAGAWGDDDVELNDDNKDEDEQEVMEDACDDGGWDVGDEDLDLPEELAPVSADIDGAEESSEYFVAPTRGTSDMLSGKLKTAHDHITTGQFEIAFRLLNEQVGIVNFEPYLQLFVSMFAAARVCFGALPSVPPLSAHLHRNWKEASGKDLLPVLTAKLNDLVTQLQQCYQLTTSGKFTEAIDKLQRIVQSVPLLHVDGKTELTEAQQLLNICREYLLGLQMETARKAMPKNTLEEQKRTCEMAAYFTHCKLQPVHQILTLRTALNMFFKLKNYRTAASFARRLLELGPRPEVAQQARKILQACEKTPTDEHQLFYDEHNPFNICGISYKPIYRGKPEEKCSLCGASFMPEHKGKLCPVCGVAEIGKDVLGLRICPVQFQR; encoded by the exons GTGTGGAACTATAAACAAAGGCGATGTCTGTTCACACTGCTGGGCCACTTGGACTACATCAGGACAACATTCTTCCACCATGAGTACCCTTGGATATTGAGCGCATCAGATGATCAG acAATAAGGATATGGAACTGGCAATCGCGACAATGCATCAGCATACTCACTGGCCACAACCACTATGTAATGTGTGCTCAGTTCCATCCCACAGAAGATCTATTGGTATCCGCATCTCTTGACCAATCTGTTCGTGTGTGGGACTTCTCTGGACTTAGGAAGAAGAGTGTGGCTCCTGGCCCTACAGGACTTGCTGAGCATCTGAGAAATCCTCAGGCAACGGATCTGTTCGGACAG GCGGATGCGGTTGTGAAGCACGTACTGGAGGGGCACGATCGAGGCGTAAACTGGGCAGCCTTCCATCCAACACTGCCACTCATAGCGTCCGCCGCTGACGACAGACAAGTCAAGCTCTGGAGGATGAATGATGCTAAG GCATGGGAGGTGGACACATGCCGCAGCCACTACCACAACGTGTCGTGCGTGTTGTTCCACGCCAGGCACGAGCTGATCCTCTCCAACAGCGAGGACAAGACCATCCGCGTGTGGGACGTCACCAAGCGCACATGTCTGCACACATTCCGCAGGGAGAACGAACG GTACTGGGTACTAGCCGCGCATCCCTCGCTGAACCTGTTCGCGGCGGGGCACGACGCGGGCATGGTGCTGTTCAAGCTGCAGCGAGAGAGGCCCGCGTACGCCGTGCATAACAACATGCTGTTCTACATCAAGGACAA ACAATTGCGCAAATTGGACATGGGAACCAACCGTGACGCTCCTGTCATGCAGATTAAAGGCGTCGGCAGAAATCAACCTTACAG TATGTCACTGAACCACGCGGAGTGGTCGCTGCTGGTGAACTGGCGCATAGGCGAGAACAGCGCGTACGAGATGTACTCCATGCCGCGCGACGGCGCCGACGTCTCCGGCGAGcccgcgcgcgcgcccgccacCACCGCCGTCTGGGTCGCCAGGAACAGATTCGCCGCGCTCGACAAGAACAACCAG cTGGTAATCCGTAACTTAAAGAACGAGGTGTCTAAGAAGATCTCGACGCCGTCATGTGAGGAGATCATGTACGCGGGCACCGGCATGCTGCTGCTGCGCGAGCCGGACACCGTGCAGCTGTTGGACGTGCAGCAGAAGAGGACCGTGGCCTCG GTGAAAGTAGCAAAGTGCCGCTACGCGATATGGAACTCGGACATGTCGCTAGTGGCTCTACTGGGCAAGCACACAGTAACGTTATGCACAAAGAAGTTGGAGCAGCTGTGCAGTGTGACGGAGGGTGCTAGGGTGAAGTCCGGCGCGTTCGACGACTCCACACCACAGCCCGTGTTCATCTACACTACGGCTAATCACATTAAATACTGTTGTAAGGATGG tGACTACGGAATCATCCGCACGCTGGACGTGCCGGTGTACGCGGTGAAGGTGCTGGCCACGGACGCGGGCGCACGCGTCGTGTGTCTCGACCGCGAGTGCAGGCCCAAGGTGCTCAACATCGACCCCACTGAGTACAG GTTCAAGCTGGCGCTGGTGACGCGGCAGTACGACCAGGTGCTGCACATGGTGCGCACAGCCAAGCTCGTTGGGCAGAGTATCATTGCGTATCTTCAGGAGAAAG GGTACCCCGAGGTGGCGCTGCACTTCGTGAAGGAGCCGCGCACGCGCCTGTCGCTGGCGCTGCAGTGCGGCAACATCGACGTGGCGCTCGACGCCGCCAAGACCATCGACGAGCCCGACGCCTGGGACAAGCTCGCCAGCGCCGCCCTCGCCACCGGCAACCACCAG ATCGTAGAGATGTGCTACCAACGCACGAAGAACTTCGACAAACTATCATTCCTATACCTGGTCACGGGGAACCTGGACAAGCTGCGCAAGATGACCAAGATCGCGGAGATACGCAAGGACGTGTCCGCGCAGTTCCAGGGCGCGCTGCTGCTCGGAGACGTTACCGAGAGGATACGGCTGCTCACCAATGCTGGACAG CTCTCCCTAGCATACTTGACCGCCATAAACCACAAGCAGTTTGAGGAGGCGGAGAAATTAAAGGCTGCGCTGGAGGCAGCCAACTTGCCCATTCCAGAACCGAACCCCGACGCGGTGTTCCTCAGGCCGCCGCTACCCGTCCACAAAGCACAACCCAACTGGCCCTTGTTGGCAGTTTCCaa GAGTTTCTTCGAGGTGGCCGGAGCGAGCGCCCGCGGCGAGACTAGTGCTGCGGCCGCGGCGCCGCTCGACGAGCCGCTCGAGGCCGCCGGCGCCTGGGGCGACGACGACGTCGAGCTCAACGACGACAACAAG GATGAAGATGAGCAAGAGGTAATGGAGGACGCGTGCGACGACGGTGGCTGGGACGTCGGCGACGAGGACCTCGACCTGCCCGAGGAATTAGCGCCTGTTTCCG CTGATATCGACGGCGCCGAGGAGAGTTCAGAATACTTCGTGGCGCCGACGCGCGGCACCAGCGACATGCTCTCCGGCAAACTAAAGACGGCGCACGATCACATCACCACTGGACAGTTCGAAATAGCGTTCAG ATTGTTGAACGAGCAAGTGGGCATCGTGAACTTCGAGCCGTACCTGCAACTGTTCGTGAGCATGTtcgcggcggcgcgcgtgtgCTTCGGCGCGCTGCCGAGTGTGCCGCCGCTCAGCGCCCACCTGCACCGCAACTGGAAGGAGGCTAGCGGGAAGGACTTGCTACCTGTTCTCA CGGCGAAACTGAACGACTTAGTAACACAGCTGCAACAGTGCTACCAGCTGACCACATCGGGCAAGTTCACGGAAGCGATCGACAAACTGCAGCGCATCGTGCAGAGCGTGCCGCTGTTGCACGTGGACGGCAAGACAGAACTCACGGAGGCGCAGCAGCTCCTCAACATATGCAGGGAGTACTTGCTCGGGCTGCAGATGGAGACCGCTAGGAAAG CGATGCCCAAAAACACACTAGAAGAACAAAAGCGCACATGCGAGATGGCGGCGTACTTCACACACTGCAAGTTGCAGCCGGTGCACCAGATCCTGACGCTGCGAACAGCACTCAACATGTTTTTCAAGCTGAAGAACTACCGCACAGCCGCTTCCTTCGCGAGGAGATTGCTGGAGCTTGGACCCAGGCCGGAGGTGGCGCAGCAGGCGAGGAAGATACTGCAAGCGTGCGAGAAGACGCCCACAGACGAACACCAACTGTTCTACGACGAACACAATCCGTTCAACATTTGCGGCATCAGCTATAAGCCGATATACCGAGGGAAGCCGGAGGAGAAATGCTCGCTTTGCGGAGCCAGCTTCATGCCAGAACACAAAGGGAAGCTCTGCCCTGTGTGCGGGGTCGCGGAGATCGGCAAGGACGTGCTCGGACTAAGGATCTGTCCCGTGCAGTTCCAGAgataa
- the LOC115444245 gene encoding coatomer subunit alpha isoform X1 produces MLTKFETKSARVKGISFHAKRPWVLASLHNGVIQLWDYRMCTLLEKFDEHDGPVRGICFHQQQPLFVSGGDDYKIKVWNYKQRRCLFTLLGHLDYIRTTFFHHEYPWILSASDDQTIRIWNWQSRQCISILTGHNHYVMCAQFHPTEDLLVSASLDQSVRVWDFSGLRKKSVAPGPTGLAEHLRNPQATDLFGQQLYIQADAVVKHVLEGHDRGVNWAAFHPTLPLIASAADDRQVKLWRMNDAKAWEVDTCRSHYHNVSCVLFHARHELILSNSEDKTIRVWDVTKRTCLHTFRRENERYWVLAAHPSLNLFAAGHDAGMVLFKLQRERPAYAVHNNMLFYIKDKQLRKLDMGTNRDAPVMQIKGVGRNQPYSMSLNHAEWSLLVNWRIGENSAYEMYSMPRDGADVSGEPARAPATTAVWVARNRFAALDKNNQLVIRNLKNEVSKKISTPSCEEIMYAGTGMLLLREPDTVQLLDVQQKRTVASVKVAKCRYAIWNSDMSLVALLGKHTVTLCTKKLEQLCSVTEGARVKSGAFDDSTPQPVFIYTTANHIKYCCKDGDYGIIRTLDVPVYAVKVLATDAGARVVCLDRECRPKVLNIDPTEYRFKLALVTRQYDQVLHMVRTAKLVGQSIIAYLQEKGYPEVALHFVKEPRTRLSLALQCGNIDVALDAAKTIDEPDAWDKLASAALATGNHQIVEMCYQRTKNFDKLSFLYLVTGNLDKLRKMTKIAEIRKDVSAQFQGALLLGDVTERIRLLTNAGQLSLAYLTAINHKQFEEAEKLKAALEAANLPIPEPNPDAVFLRPPLPVHKAQPNWPLLAVSKSFFEVAGASARGETSAAAAAPLDEPLEAAGAWGDDDVELNDDNKDEDEQEVMEDACDDGGWDVGDEDLDLPEELAPVSADIDGAEESSEYFVAPTRGTSDMLSGKLKTAHDHITTGQFEIAFRLLNEQVGIVNFEPYLQLFVSMFAAARVCFGALPSVPPLSAHLHRNWKEASGKDLLPVLTAKLNDLVTQLQQCYQLTTSGKFTEAIDKLQRIVQSVPLLHVDGKTELTEAQQLLNICREYLLGLQMETARKAMPKNTLEEQKRTCEMAAYFTHCKLQPVHQILTLRTALNMFFKLKNYRTAASFARRLLELGPRPEVAQQARKILQACEKTPTDEHQLFYDEHNPFNICGISYKPIYRGKPEEKCSLCGASFMPEHKGKLCPVCGVAEIGKDVLGLRICPVQFQR; encoded by the exons GTGTGGAACTATAAACAAAGGCGATGTCTGTTCACACTGCTGGGCCACTTGGACTACATCAGGACAACATTCTTCCACCATGAGTACCCTTGGATATTGAGCGCATCAGATGATCAG acAATAAGGATATGGAACTGGCAATCGCGACAATGCATCAGCATACTCACTGGCCACAACCACTATGTAATGTGTGCTCAGTTCCATCCCACAGAAGATCTATTGGTATCCGCATCTCTTGACCAATCTGTTCGTGTGTGGGACTTCTCTGGACTTAGGAAGAAGAGTGTGGCTCCTGGCCCTACAGGACTTGCTGAGCATCTGAGAAATCCTCAGGCAACGGATCTGTTCGGACAG CAACTGTACATACAGGCGGATGCGGTTGTGAAGCACGTACTGGAGGGGCACGATCGAGGCGTAAACTGGGCAGCCTTCCATCCAACACTGCCACTCATAGCGTCCGCCGCTGACGACAGACAAGTCAAGCTCTGGAGGATGAATGATGCTAAG GCATGGGAGGTGGACACATGCCGCAGCCACTACCACAACGTGTCGTGCGTGTTGTTCCACGCCAGGCACGAGCTGATCCTCTCCAACAGCGAGGACAAGACCATCCGCGTGTGGGACGTCACCAAGCGCACATGTCTGCACACATTCCGCAGGGAGAACGAACG GTACTGGGTACTAGCCGCGCATCCCTCGCTGAACCTGTTCGCGGCGGGGCACGACGCGGGCATGGTGCTGTTCAAGCTGCAGCGAGAGAGGCCCGCGTACGCCGTGCATAACAACATGCTGTTCTACATCAAGGACAA ACAATTGCGCAAATTGGACATGGGAACCAACCGTGACGCTCCTGTCATGCAGATTAAAGGCGTCGGCAGAAATCAACCTTACAG TATGTCACTGAACCACGCGGAGTGGTCGCTGCTGGTGAACTGGCGCATAGGCGAGAACAGCGCGTACGAGATGTACTCCATGCCGCGCGACGGCGCCGACGTCTCCGGCGAGcccgcgcgcgcgcccgccacCACCGCCGTCTGGGTCGCCAGGAACAGATTCGCCGCGCTCGACAAGAACAACCAG cTGGTAATCCGTAACTTAAAGAACGAGGTGTCTAAGAAGATCTCGACGCCGTCATGTGAGGAGATCATGTACGCGGGCACCGGCATGCTGCTGCTGCGCGAGCCGGACACCGTGCAGCTGTTGGACGTGCAGCAGAAGAGGACCGTGGCCTCG GTGAAAGTAGCAAAGTGCCGCTACGCGATATGGAACTCGGACATGTCGCTAGTGGCTCTACTGGGCAAGCACACAGTAACGTTATGCACAAAGAAGTTGGAGCAGCTGTGCAGTGTGACGGAGGGTGCTAGGGTGAAGTCCGGCGCGTTCGACGACTCCACACCACAGCCCGTGTTCATCTACACTACGGCTAATCACATTAAATACTGTTGTAAGGATGG tGACTACGGAATCATCCGCACGCTGGACGTGCCGGTGTACGCGGTGAAGGTGCTGGCCACGGACGCGGGCGCACGCGTCGTGTGTCTCGACCGCGAGTGCAGGCCCAAGGTGCTCAACATCGACCCCACTGAGTACAG GTTCAAGCTGGCGCTGGTGACGCGGCAGTACGACCAGGTGCTGCACATGGTGCGCACAGCCAAGCTCGTTGGGCAGAGTATCATTGCGTATCTTCAGGAGAAAG GGTACCCCGAGGTGGCGCTGCACTTCGTGAAGGAGCCGCGCACGCGCCTGTCGCTGGCGCTGCAGTGCGGCAACATCGACGTGGCGCTCGACGCCGCCAAGACCATCGACGAGCCCGACGCCTGGGACAAGCTCGCCAGCGCCGCCCTCGCCACCGGCAACCACCAG ATCGTAGAGATGTGCTACCAACGCACGAAGAACTTCGACAAACTATCATTCCTATACCTGGTCACGGGGAACCTGGACAAGCTGCGCAAGATGACCAAGATCGCGGAGATACGCAAGGACGTGTCCGCGCAGTTCCAGGGCGCGCTGCTGCTCGGAGACGTTACCGAGAGGATACGGCTGCTCACCAATGCTGGACAG CTCTCCCTAGCATACTTGACCGCCATAAACCACAAGCAGTTTGAGGAGGCGGAGAAATTAAAGGCTGCGCTGGAGGCAGCCAACTTGCCCATTCCAGAACCGAACCCCGACGCGGTGTTCCTCAGGCCGCCGCTACCCGTCCACAAAGCACAACCCAACTGGCCCTTGTTGGCAGTTTCCaa GAGTTTCTTCGAGGTGGCCGGAGCGAGCGCCCGCGGCGAGACTAGTGCTGCGGCCGCGGCGCCGCTCGACGAGCCGCTCGAGGCCGCCGGCGCCTGGGGCGACGACGACGTCGAGCTCAACGACGACAACAAG GATGAAGATGAGCAAGAGGTAATGGAGGACGCGTGCGACGACGGTGGCTGGGACGTCGGCGACGAGGACCTCGACCTGCCCGAGGAATTAGCGCCTGTTTCCG CTGATATCGACGGCGCCGAGGAGAGTTCAGAATACTTCGTGGCGCCGACGCGCGGCACCAGCGACATGCTCTCCGGCAAACTAAAGACGGCGCACGATCACATCACCACTGGACAGTTCGAAATAGCGTTCAG ATTGTTGAACGAGCAAGTGGGCATCGTGAACTTCGAGCCGTACCTGCAACTGTTCGTGAGCATGTtcgcggcggcgcgcgtgtgCTTCGGCGCGCTGCCGAGTGTGCCGCCGCTCAGCGCCCACCTGCACCGCAACTGGAAGGAGGCTAGCGGGAAGGACTTGCTACCTGTTCTCA CGGCGAAACTGAACGACTTAGTAACACAGCTGCAACAGTGCTACCAGCTGACCACATCGGGCAAGTTCACGGAAGCGATCGACAAACTGCAGCGCATCGTGCAGAGCGTGCCGCTGTTGCACGTGGACGGCAAGACAGAACTCACGGAGGCGCAGCAGCTCCTCAACATATGCAGGGAGTACTTGCTCGGGCTGCAGATGGAGACCGCTAGGAAAG CGATGCCCAAAAACACACTAGAAGAACAAAAGCGCACATGCGAGATGGCGGCGTACTTCACACACTGCAAGTTGCAGCCGGTGCACCAGATCCTGACGCTGCGAACAGCACTCAACATGTTTTTCAAGCTGAAGAACTACCGCACAGCCGCTTCCTTCGCGAGGAGATTGCTGGAGCTTGGACCCAGGCCGGAGGTGGCGCAGCAGGCGAGGAAGATACTGCAAGCGTGCGAGAAGACGCCCACAGACGAACACCAACTGTTCTACGACGAACACAATCCGTTCAACATTTGCGGCATCAGCTATAAGCCGATATACCGAGGGAAGCCGGAGGAGAAATGCTCGCTTTGCGGAGCCAGCTTCATGCCAGAACACAAAGGGAAGCTCTGCCCTGTGTGCGGGGTCGCGGAGATCGGCAAGGACGTGCTCGGACTAAGGATCTGTCCCGTGCAGTTCCAGAgataa
- the LOC115444246 gene encoding facilitated trehalose transporter Tret1: MFEVFKKQLKLQWRQYLAASLASYGSLCTGMSMGWTSPVLPQLRGPNSPLPRVPTLQEESWIGSLLVLGGLFGPFITVPLSKYVGRKWIIMGSNVPLLLGWLLAGVATDLPTLYVARLAWGCATAMQFATVPLYIGEIAEDKIRGALSAFFLLFINIGFLLAYAIGPFTSYWGLTACGGILSLFYVPFTWMLPETPFFLVYKGQYDQASDVLQKLRGGSKEQVEPELEGLKAMVTREFKVEPKISDLWATRGNVKALGICIFLAMLLQLSGIDVLLFYMEELLAKVGTKISPSDGTIIMGVVQVVTSCITPMVVDRLGRKLLMWTTSLGLTIFLFLIGIYALMDNYYGYNVAPVAFIPLLCLIVYMILFTLGVGPVPWILVAEMFPVKTKCLASGICSGMCWLAGFIWTRFFRDVAASYGIYTAFWILAVCCGIGFIFSITLLPETKGKTFDEIQDMLNNRTQEVKPVDV, translated from the exons atgtttgaaGTATTTAAGAAACAATTGAAGCTACAATGGCGGCAATATTTGGCCGCGTCTttag CGAGTTACGGCAGCCTGTGTACGGGCATGTCGATGGGCTGGACTTCGCCGGTGTTGCCGCAGCTTCGGGGGCCCAACTCCCCCCTGCCCAGAGTGCCCACCCTGCAGGAGGAGTCCTGGATCGGTTCTTTGCTCGTGCTCGGAGGACTATTCG GCCCATTTATAACGGTGCCGCTGTCGAAATACGTGGGTAGGAAATGGATTATCATGGGGTCAAACGTGCCGCTGCTGCTGGGCTGGCTGCTGGCAGGAGTGGCGACAGACCTGCCGACCCTGTACGTGGCGCGTCTCGCGTGGGGCTGCGCCACGGCCATGCAGTTTGCTACCGTACCACTCTATATAGGAGAGATTGCTGAG GACAAAATTCGTGGTGCTCTAAGTGCGTTTTTCCTGCTGTTCATTAACATTGGCTTTCTGCTGGCATATGCCATCGGCCCGTTCACTTCTTACTGGGGGCTGACGGCTTGCGGCGGCATACTATCCCTCTTTTACGTGCCGTTCACTTGGATGCTGCCTGAGACGCCTTTCTTCCTCGTTTATAAAG GTCAATATGATCAAGCATCAGATGTACTCCAAAAGCTTCGCGGAGGCAGCAAGGAGCAGGTAGAACCAGAACTGGAAGGTCTGAAGGCGATGGTGACTCGGGAATTTAAAGTGGAACCCAAGATCAGCGATCTCTGGGCTACTAGAGGCAATGTTAAAGCTTTAG GTATTTGCATATTCCTGGCGATGTTACTGCAGCTGTCCGGGATTGACGTGCTGCTGTTCTACATGGAGGAGCTGCTCGCGAAGGTCGGCACCAAGATCTCTCCGTCGGACGGCACCATCATCATGGGAGTCGTGCAG gTAGTAACCAGTTGTATCACCCCGATGGTAGTGGACAGACTTGGCAGGAAACTCCTCATGTGGACCACGTCACTGGGCCTAACTATCTTCCTG TTCCTGATCGGCATCTACGCGCTGATGGACAACTACTACGGGTACAACGTGGCGCCGGTCGCGTTCATACCGCTGCTCTGTCTCATCGTCTACATGATACTCTTCACGTTAG GCGTGGGCCCGGTGCCGTGGATCCTGGTGGCGGAGATGTTCCCCGTGAAGACCAAGTGTCTCGCCAGCGGCATCTGCTCCGGCATGTGCTGGCTCGCAGGATTCATATGGACGag ATTCTTCCGCGACGTGGCGGCCTCCTACGGGATATACACTGCGTTCTGGATCCTGGCGGTGTGCTGCGGCATCGGGTTCATCTTCTCCATCACGCTGCTGCCTGAGACCAAGGGCAAGACCTTCGACGAGATCCAGGACATGTTGAATAATAG GACACAGGAAGTGAAACCCGTCGACGTGTAA